One window of Micropterus dolomieu isolate WLL.071019.BEF.003 ecotype Adirondacks linkage group LG13, ASM2129224v1, whole genome shotgun sequence genomic DNA carries:
- the map1b gene encoding microtubule-associated protein 1B: MATLVESADMETLGGQSNTGTSPTSSSPSQHFNDSKFYLLVAIGEILTEDHLKCAIADIEKGIRSWDTNLIDCNLDQELKLFVSRHSARFSADVRGQRILHHKSNILETVVLINPSDEAVSTEVRLMISDTARHKLLVLCGQCSENTGELILQSGSFSFFNFIDIFTDQEIGELLSTINPANKANLTLSCPEQGDWKNSNLDKHNLQDFINMKLNSTLILPEMEGLSEFTEYLSESVEIPSPFDMLEPPTSGGFLKLSKPCCYIFPAGRGDSALFAVNGFNMLINGGSDRKSCFWKLVRHLDRVDSILLTHIGDDNLPGINSMLQRKVAELEEEQSQGSTANSDWMKNMISPDIGVVFVNLPENLDNPEPNYRVRRNVEEAAFTQQFLTKLNLRIEPLQKPVGNTIEPIILFQKMGVGKLEMYVLNPSKNSKEMQHFMKQWTGSEKDTASILLPNGKESEFPVSYLTSISSLIVWHPANPSDKVVRVLFPGNATQHHIFEGLEKLKHLDFLKQPVITQKAMSSAMPSTPTLKQAKMKHRTDSKESLKSTPKPSPIKSIRKDSKEEAPEKAKMDAESSHEITQKTEKKEKAQLKKEKAKASEKESNAKAEQTAQNETPEKKKSEIKPKTEKEKVFKKETKVSVEKKKEVKKEVAKKDETPKQDVRKDEKVKKEEAKKAIKKDIRRESPMKEKKEEKKELRKDVKRPSKDIKKTSTVGEEKNLAPKPKLLKKDNASKKDVGIPSKLKEKGKSKVTKKETKVDSGKLAASVTAVAEDPEVERSLMSSPEDLTKDFEELRADELVEDDATVQQNKEEEAVMIHHEEIIQTKESPEALESVDEGITTTEAEGDNGETPDEQVLKGKLNGSVSEKFEDEGTVMEETYEGGDYEEKGETEEVYEPQKVEHDKDKLTPSEDENQDRNDEVKPGHRVEDNDDETNKNVDGQHISERETEKHDLFVSTSPKVSSPVSPAASIHDEMLPVGFESSTASDDENRDEPPEDYTVTSGHTQSTIEISSVPTPMDEMLTPRDIMSDETMNDETESPSQDVGRFGTSASGDFDRKKLSPNHDMLELEHSQSDATEGQDYNHSASTISPPSSLEEDKFCKKFPSAAKAEGFAATQESSEKYDTDSARLSSTSTTSPLVRSPSVDRKDKFDSPSIFAAPIELSTTLAGCARATAESSISPDDKTLEGANSPQSSGHTPYYQSPVDEKAGALPPVSEDKALGPIIVEVTSDKEDSSNRVTPEPYEPEPESSSPVERIMSPLKSPHSSEADSPTKEEKSPFDIDHKKNGENSHAVLCSAPITKLESDTNPFTSFKEESKMSISEGTTSDKSGTPLEEVVAEDTFSHLASASTASLATSSFPEPTTDSPSLHAEVGSPHSTEVDDSFSVSVVQTPTTFHEAEGSPSKEDSPRPMSISPDISPKTKSRTQMQDTKSPEHSTMSIEFGQESPDHSLVLDFSKQSPEHLSVGGNSRATENGPTEVDYSPSDGMDGRPSGELSSTVEKPLLLDESDSVLATPSDASQSTPSVTTPCQMTEIPHAMAEQTDKSPVTPKASSLTHSPHSNEPSPVLGCPPAKDITSPISPCVDSISNKSDTQQKCDKSPSPPKATSPSSSFTFSKEETFSPAKETNPFKCEDSTLQAKSPLSPKVPFPSYLPLSSDPCNYNSACGSRDPDSTKKSPSASSKTDVDLCLVTSCEYRHPKTELSPSFINPNPLEYFISEENTLDEEKPLSKLGGGPPPPGGKLSAKQCEETPPTSISESAPSQTDSDVPPGTEECPSITADANIDSEDDSETLPTDRTLTYRHADPPPVALRDSAPSSGHHDVCMVDPEALKAEENLHNANTDGGEKPKKKKLVKKSSSPARKTVLSKVKDSKTSSPKKTVGEGKDAKNATNTSASRGVKSATSGDGKVSGGVSLPNCPPMYMDLVYIPNHCSAKNVDAEFFKRVRSSYYVVSGNDQTAQEPSRDVLDALLEGKAHWGNNLQVTLIPTHDTDVMREWYQETHDKQQELNIMVLASSSTVVMQDESFPACKIEM; the protein is encoded by the exons atggcCACCCTGGTAGAATCTGCAGATATGGAGACTTTAGGCGGCCAAAGCAACACCGGGACATCTCCGACATCCTCCAGCCCGTCGCAGCACTTCAACGACAGCAAATTTTACCTGCTGGTGGCTATCGGGGAGATCCTAACGGAGGATCACTTAAAGTGTGCCATTGCAGACATAGAGAAAG GGATCCGCTCATGGGACACCAACCTTATTGACTGCAACCTGGACCAGGAACTCAAGCTGTTTGTCTCTAGACACTCAGCtcgtttctctgcagatgtcaGAG GTCAGAGAATTCTTCACCATAAAAGCAATATCCTGGAGACAGTAGTGCTTATCAACCCTTCAGATGAAGCAGTCAGTACTGag GTTCGTTTGATGATCTCAGACACTGCCAGACACAAGCTTCTGGTTCTCTGTGGGCAGTGCTCTGAAAACACAGGGGAGCTGATTCTTCAGTCCggatctttctctttcttcaacTTCATTGACATATTCACTGACCAAGAG ATTGGTGAATTGCTCAGCACCATTAACCCAGCAAACAAAGCCAACCTTACACTCTCCTGCCCTGAACAAGGCGACTGGAAAAATTCCAACTTGGACAAACACAACTTGCAGGACTTCATTAACATGAAACTAAACTCCACTCTCATACTCCCTGAAATGGAAGGCCTCTCAGAGTTCACAGAGTATTTATCTGAATCAGTAGAGATCCCATCTCCTTTTGACATGTTAGAACCACCAACCTCAGGTGGTTTCCTCAAACTCTCTAAACCATGCTGTTACATTTTCCCTGCTGGTCGAGGTGACTCTGCCCTTTTTGCTGTCAATGGCTTCAACATGCTCATTAACGGTGGCTCGGACAGGAAGTCTTGCTTCTGGAAGCTGGTGAGACACTTGGACAGGGTGGACTCCATCCTTCTGACCCACATTGGTGACGACAACCTGCCAGGCATCAATAGCATGTTACAGAGGAAGGTTGCAGAGCTTGAGGAGGAACAGTCACAGGGTTCAACAGCTAACAGTGACTGGATGAAGAACATGATATCTCCAGATATCGGTGTTGTGTTTGTGAATCTTCCTGAAAACCTGGATAACCCTGAACCTAATTACAGAGTGCGGAGGAATGTTGAAGAGGCAGCATTTACTCAGCAGTTCCTCACCAAGCTAAATTTGAGGATAGAGCCTTTGCAAAAGCCTGTTGGAAACACTATAGAACCAATCATACTTTTTCAGAAAATGGGCGTTGGGAAGCTTGAGATGTATGTGCTTAATCCATCAAAGAACAGCAAGGAGATGCAACATTTTATGAAGCAGTGGACAGGAAGTGAAAAAGACACTGCTTCCATCCTGCTGCCAAATGGAAAAGAATCTGAGTTCCCTGTCTCTTACTTGACTTCGATCTCGTCTCTGATTGTGTGGCATCCTGCAAATCCCTCAGATAAAGTTGTGCGCGTTCTCTTTCCTGGAAATGCCACCCAGCATCACATCTTTGAAGGTTTAGAAAAGCTAAAACACTTGGACTTTCTGAAGCAGCCAGTTATCACTCAAAAGGCAATGTCTTCTGCTATGCCGTCAACACCAACACTAAAGCAAGCTAAGatgaaacacagaacagacagcaaAGAGAGCCTAAAGTCTACCCCAAAGCCATcaccaatcaaaagcatcaggaaGGATTCAAAGGAGGAAGCACCAGAAAAGGCAAAGATGGATGCAGAATCATCTCATGAAATAACCcagaagacagagaaaaaagaaaaagctcagCTGAAAAAGGAAAAGGCAAAGGCATCTGAGAAAGAATCAAATGCAAAGGCGGAGCAAACAGCTCAAAATGAAACTccagagaaaaagaaatctgAAATAAAGCCCAAAACTGAAAAGGAAAAGGTTTTTAAGAAGGAGACCAAAGTGTCTgtggaaaagaaaaaggaggtTAAGAAAGAAGTGGCAAAAAAAGATGAAACTCCCAAACAAGATGTTAGAAAGGATGAAAAAGTCAAGAAAGAGGAGGCTAAGAAAGCGATTAAAAAAGATATCAGAAGAGAGTCACCCATGAaggagaaaaaggaagaaaagaaagagctAAGGAAAGATGTCAAAAGGCCCTCTAAAGACATAAAAAAGACATCCACTGTGGGTGAAGAAAAGAATCTAGCACCAAAACCAAAGCTACTGAAAAAAGACAATGCCTCAAAGAAAGACGTAGGGATCCCGTCAAAGTTAAAAGAGAAGGGAAAGTCAAAAGTGACAAAGAAGGAGACTAAGGTGGATAGTGGCAAACTTGCTGCTAGTGTAACTGCTGTTGCGGAGGATCCAGAAGTAGAAAGATCTCTGATGTCCTCACCAGAGGACCTCACTAAGGACTTTGAGGAGCTTAGAGCTGACGAGCTGGTGGAGGATGATGCGACTGTGCAACAAAATAAGGAAGAAGAGGCTGTGATGATCCACCATGAAGAAATAATACAAACCAAAGAGTCACCTGAGGCATTAGAGTCTGTGGATGAGGGTATTACTACAACAGAGGCTGAAGGAGACAATGGAGAGACTCCAGACGAACAAGTTCTTAAGGGAAAACTCAATGGCAGTGTTAGTGAAAAGTTTGAAGATGAAGGCACTGTGATGGAGGAGACATATGAGGGAGGGGATTATGAAGAgaagggagagacagaagaagTTTATGAACCACAGAAGGTGGAACACGATAAAGATAAGCTCACTCCCAGTGAAGATGAAAACCAAGACAGAAATGATGAAGTCAAACCAGGACATAGAGTTGAAGACAATGATGATGAGACTAATAAAAATGTAGATGGTCAGCATataagtgagagagaaacagagaaacatgaTCTTTTTGTATCAACCTCACCCAAAGTGTCCTCACCTGTTTCTCCTGCTGCATCTATCCATGATGAAATGCTTCCAGTTGGCTTTGAGAGCTCAACAGCCTCGGATGACGAGAACAGAGATGAACCACCTGAGGATTACACAGTCACCTCTGGCCACACTCAGTCCACCATTGAGATCTCCAGTGTGCCTACTCCAATGGATGAGATGCTGACTCCTAGGGACATTATGAGTGATGAAACCATGAATGATGAGACTGAATCACCCTCACAGGATGTTGGCAGGTTTGGGACATCCGCATCTGGAGATTTTGATAGGAAGAAGCTGTCTCCAAATCATGATATGCTAGAGTTAGAGCACTCTCAGAGTGATGCCACAGAAGGCCAGGACTACAACCACTCTGCTTCCACAATATCTCCCCCTTCATCACTAGAAGAGGATAAATTCTGTAAGAAGTTTCCCTCTGCAGCAAAGGCTGAGGGGTTTGCCGCAACCCAagaatcaagtgagaagtatgACACAGACTCAGCTAGACTGAGTTCAACTTCCACAACATCACCTTTGGTACGTTCTCCCTCAGTGGATCGCAAGGACAAATTTGATTCTCCATCAATATTTGCTGCTCCAATAGAACTGTCCACCACACTTGCAGGTTGTGCCAGAGCAACCGCTGAATCCTCAATCAGCCCAGATGACAAGACACTGGAAGGAGCTAACTCGCCTCAGTCGTCTGGTCACACACCTTACTATCAGTCACCAGTAGATGAAAAAGCAGGAGCTCTACCACCTGTATCAGAAGATAAAGCACTGGGTCCAATCATTGTTGAGGTCACAAGTGATAAAGAGGATTCCTCCAATAGAGTTACCCCGGAGCCCTACGAGCCAGAACCAGAAAGTTCCTCCCCTGTAGAGAGGATAATGTCACCTCTAAAAAGCCCACATTCATCTGAAGCCGATTCCCCAACTAAGGAGGAAAAGTCACCCTTTGATATAGATCATAAgaaaaatggagaaaacagCCATGCAGTCTTGTGCTCAGCACCAATAACCAAACTTGAATCAGACACTAATCCTTTCACATCTTTCAAAGAAGAGAGTAAAATGTCTATTTCAGAGGGCACCACATCAGACAAGTCTGGAACCCCTCTGGAGGAAGTGGTAGCAGAagatacattttcacatttagctTCAGCATCCACCGCCTCCCTGGCCACCAGCTCTTTTCCAGAACCCACCACTGACTCTCCTTCCCTTCATGCTGAGGTAGGCTCTCCCCACTCAACAGAAGTAGATgactctttctctgtctctgtagttCAGACCCCAACCACCTTCCACGAGGCTGAGGGATCTCCATCCAAGGAAGATAGCCCAAGGCCCATGTCTATCTCCCCAGACATTTCACCAAAGACAAAAAGCAGAACACAGATGCAGGACACAAAATCCCCAGAGCACTCTACCATGTCAATAGAGTTTGGCCAGGAGTCCCCTGACCACTCCTTAGTCCTGGACTTTAGTAAGCAATCCCCAGAACACCTATCTGTGGGAGGAAACTCACGTGCTACAGAGAATGGCCCAACTGAGGTTGATTACAGCCCCTCAGATGGAATGGATGGAAGACCATCGGGAGAGCTTAGCTCTACAGTGGAAAAGCCTTTGCTTTTAGACGAAAGTGATTCAGTCCTTGCCACCCCATCAGATGCATCTCAGTCCACTCCCTCTGTTACAACCCCATGCCAAATGACAGAGATACCACATGCTATGGCTGAGCAGACAGATAAGTCTCCAGTCACCCCAAAGGCATCCTCTCTCACCCACTCTCCCCATTCCAATGAGCCATCTCCAGTGCTAGGATGTCCCCCAGCTAAAGATATCACCAGCCCAATTTCACCATGTGTGGACAGCATTTCTAATAAATCTGACACACAGCAGAAATGTGACAAGTCACCCTCACCTCCCAAAGCTACTTCCCCATCATCTTCCTTTACCTTTTCAAAAGAAGAGACCTTTTCCCCAGCAAAGGAGACGAATCCCTTTAAATGTGAGGATTCTACACTTCAGGCAAAATCCCCTTTGAGCCCCAAAGTTCCCTTTCCATCATATCTACCTCTCTCCTCTGATCCGTGTAATTACAATTCTGCCTGTGGCTCCAGGGACCCAGACTCTACTAAGAAGAGCCCCTCTGCTTCATCTAAGACAGATGTTGACCTCTGCCTAGTCACTTCGTGTGAGTACCGTCACCCCAAGACAGAACTATCACCATCTTTCATCAACCCTAACCCTCTAGAATACTTCATCAGTGAAGAGAACACCTTGGATGAGGAGAAGCCACTGTCCAAGTTAGGAGGAGGACCCCCACCCCCAGGAGGGAAGCTTTCTGCCAAGCAATGTGAGGAGACCCCACCCACATCCATCAGTGAATCTGCCCCCTCCCAGACAGATTCAGATGTTCCCCCAGGGACAGAGGAGTGCCCCTCCATTACAGCAGATGCTAACATTGACTCTGAAGATGACTCTGAGACTTTGCCTACTGACAGGACCCTTACCTACAGGCATGCTGATCCTCCTCCGGTGGCACTCAGGGACTCTGCTCCATCTTCAGGCCACCACGATGTCTGCATGGTGGACCCAGAAGCCCTCAAGGCTGAGGAAAATCTCCACAATGCTAATACAGATGGAGGTGAAAAGCCCAAGAAGAAAAAGCTCGTGAAAAAGTCTTCTTCGCCAGCCAGGAAGACAGTTCTATCAAAAGTGAAGGATTCAAAGACTTCCTCTCCAAAGAAGACTGTCGGAGAAGGTAAAGATGCCAAAAATGCAACCAATACATCTGCATCCAGAGGTGTAAAAAGTGCCACATCAGGTGA TGGAAAGGTGTCAGGTGGGGTATCTCTGCCCAACTGCCCTCCCATGTACATGGATTTGGTTTACATCCCCAATCACTGCAGTGCCAAGAATGTGGATGCTGAGTTCTTTAAGCGGGTGCGCTCATCTTATTATGTGGTCAGTGGCAATGATCAGACAGCTCAAGAGCCCAGTAGGGATGTCCTTGATGCTCTGCTGGAGGGAAAGGCTCATTGGGGAAACAATTTGCAG GTAACACTGATTCCAACCCATGACACTGATGTGATGAGGGAGTGGTACCAGGAGACCCACGACAAGCAGCAGGAGCTCAACATCATGGTCCTGGCCAGCAGCAGCACTGTCGTCATGCAGGATGAGTCCTTCCCAGCTTGCAAGATAGAGATGTAG
- the ptcd2 gene encoding pentatricopeptide repeat-containing protein 2, mitochondrial, with translation MVQSVDSMALARISKCCRSLLREPTKGVFCGVLQPGWIEGCIGAKRHLLSEDVIKLQDFQQRKLAVAHLVTGSQGNYIELFSQKLQRNELILRDELKLLLHLCQSADDMVIARDAIYRYHTENRNLVSGEFKFGPLFMRLCYELGLEDLAAVTLTDKSMRGFFSDATSFNIAIDMLFTKGSYDSALEVLRTMRNQSVPFNKDTLTLASGTCYKLNTAESYRICTALIEEGQTKGHFIPRHAYCFAVALALRQNDIEKAQSLYSQIMSTDSRLCQNLKVVILVMSGAVTDAISILSAAMLPKGPSFVKRPEFSQEVVDLLCLRSEGRPHMMKVEQIVTQLERAGQVTQQTLDDMLCHTPTGKRKPAPIMEERRTSRRTLKPLQSTLLSE, from the exons atGGTACAGTCAGTGGACAGTATGGCGCTGGCCAGGATTTCCAAATGTTGTCGGTCGTTACTACGTGAGCCCACCAAAGGggtgttttgtggtgttttacagCCAGGTTGGATTGAAGGCTGCATAGgag CTAAGAGGCATCTGTTGTCAGAAGATGTCATCAAACTACAAGATTTCCAGCAAAGGAAGCTGGCTGTGGCTCACCTTGTCACTGGATCACAAG GCAATTATATTGAGCTATTCAGTCAGAAGCTGCAAAGGAATGAGCTGATACTTAGAGATGAACTGAAGCTTCTCCTTCACTTGTGCCAGTCTGCAGATGACATGGTGATAGCCAGAGATGCCATTTATAG ATATCACACAGAGAACCGGAACTTGGTTTCTGGGGAGTTCAAGTTCGGTCCTCTCTTCATGAGACTGTGCTATGAGCTGGGTCTGGAGGACCTGGCTGCTGTTACACTTACAGATAAg AGTATGAGAGGATTTTTCAGTGACGCGACCTCCTTTAACATCGCCATTGACATGTTATTTACAAAAGGCTCTTATGACA GTGCCCTGGAGGTACTAAGAACCATGAGGAACCAAAGTGTACCTTTCAACAAAGACACACTGACACTGGCATCTGGCACCTGCTATAAACTG AACACAGCAGAGTCCTATAGGATCTGCACCGCTCTGATAGAGGAGGGACAGACCAAAGGGCACTTCATCCCCAGACATGCTTACTGCTTTGCCGTTGCATTAGCACTTCGACAG AATGACATTGAAAAGGCACAGTCATTGTATTCACAAATAATGAGCACTGACAGCAGATTATGCCAGAATTTGAAG GTTGTCATTCTAGTAATGTCAGGAGCAGTGACAGATGCCATTTCCATCTTGTCTGCAGCCATGTTACCTAAAGGCCCTTCTTTTGTAAAGAGGCCTGAATTTTCTCAGGAGGTG GTGGATTTGCTGTGCTTGCGGAGTGAGGGCAGACCGCACATGATGAAGGTGGAACAGATAGTGACTCAGCTTGAGCGAGCCGGTCAGGTGACCCAGCAGACCCTCGATGATATGCTCTGCCACACGCCCACAGGGAAGAGGAAACCAGCGCCTAtcatggaggagaggaggaccaGCCGAAGGACTCTGAAGCCACTACAGTCCACTCTGCTGTCAGAGTGA
- the cacfd1 gene encoding calcium channel flower homolog isoform X1, translated as MSSEETAASTKPTPEDDGMTWWYRWLCKIAGVLGGVSCAISGVWNCVTVNPLNIAAGVWMVLNAFVLFLCEVPFCCQFIEFANAVAARADKLKPWQKAFFYCGMALFPIFLSFSFTTLFGNAIAFATGVLYGLASLGKK; from the exons ATGAGCTCTGAAGAGACTGCAGCGTCAACTAAACCCACTCCGGAGGATGATGGCATGACATGGTGGTACCGATGGCTCTGCAAAATAGCTGGGGTTTTGGGAGGAGTAT CCTGTGCCATCTCAGGAGTGTGGAACTGTGTCACTGTGAACCCTTTAAACATTGCTGCTGGAGTATGGATGGT GTTGAACGCCTTCGTGCTGTTCCTATGTGAAGTCCCATTCTGTTGCCAGTTCATAGAGTTTGCTAATGCGGTAGCAGCCCGTGCAGACAAACTCAAACCTTGGCAGAAAGCCTTCTTCTACTGTGG GATGGCCCTGTTTCCCATATTCTTGAGTTTCTCCTTTACAACCTTGTTTGGAAATGCCATCGCCTTTGCTACAGGAGTTCTGTACGGCCTTGCGTCTTTAGGCAAAAAGTAA